Proteins encoded by one window of Vibrio algicola:
- a CDS encoding PTS transporter subunit EIIC has product MKAFFSKLSQALMLPIALLPAAGIMLGIGGSFTNQSMIDAYQISILQNGTVLNNFLQVMTAAGDVVFGNIPLLFALAIAIGFARAEKGSAALAAAISYLVMNVAIAKTLAVSGMVDGNTVVLMGTHYAGILGDILGISNTLSMGVFGGLIAGGFTVLLHNKYHDVVLPDYLGFFAGARFVPIISAFAALFYGIALVFIWPYIGAVFGSIGAALGDMTASGHGYIASFIFGIVERSLIPVGLHHVFYLPLWQTEIGGTAHIAGHVVKGTQNIFFASLASGDYSQFSSTNFMTGKFPFMMFGLPAAAYAMYTLADDANKKVAGGLLFSIALTAFLTGITEPIEFTFLFLSAPLYYLIHVPLAGISFMLMDLLNVKVGMTFSGGFIDFSLFGMLPGLTGTANNWYYIPIVGAFYAPIYFFLFRWYIVKFDVKTPGRKGSAIAVVSKKDFHAAKAAEKSGSSDTQVDAMIEALGGADNINDVDACITRLRISVKDGSKVLGNDHWTQELGAKGLVKVGDTAIQAIYGAQAAKYKAAINSKLGR; this is encoded by the coding sequence ATGAAAGCCTTTTTTAGTAAATTATCGCAAGCTTTAATGCTTCCGATAGCGCTGTTGCCAGCAGCAGGTATTATGCTGGGTATCGGGGGAAGTTTCACCAATCAGAGTATGATTGATGCATACCAAATTTCAATTTTACAAAACGGTACGGTACTGAATAACTTCCTGCAAGTTATGACTGCTGCCGGTGATGTTGTTTTCGGTAACATTCCACTGCTATTTGCGCTTGCAATTGCCATTGGTTTTGCTCGTGCTGAGAAAGGTTCTGCCGCTCTTGCTGCTGCTATCTCTTACCTAGTAATGAACGTTGCTATTGCTAAGACACTTGCAGTATCTGGCATGGTAGATGGTAATACAGTGGTACTGATGGGGACCCATTATGCTGGTATTTTAGGTGATATTTTAGGTATCTCTAATACGTTAAGCATGGGTGTATTTGGCGGTCTTATTGCGGGTGGTTTCACCGTTCTACTGCATAATAAATACCATGATGTCGTTCTTCCAGATTACCTAGGCTTCTTTGCGGGTGCTCGTTTCGTTCCGATCATCTCTGCTTTTGCGGCATTGTTCTACGGTATCGCGCTTGTATTCATCTGGCCTTACATTGGCGCAGTATTCGGTTCTATCGGTGCTGCTCTTGGTGATATGACAGCTTCTGGCCACGGTTATATTGCTTCATTTATCTTTGGTATCGTTGAACGTTCTTTGATCCCTGTTGGTCTTCACCATGTATTCTACTTGCCACTATGGCAAACAGAGATTGGTGGCACTGCACACATTGCCGGTCACGTGGTTAAAGGTACGCAAAATATCTTCTTCGCTTCACTTGCAAGCGGCGATTACTCACAATTCTCTTCAACCAACTTTATGACGGGTAAATTCCCATTCATGATGTTTGGTCTTCCAGCAGCTGCGTACGCGATGTACACACTAGCCGATGATGCAAACAAGAAAGTAGCGGGTGGTTTACTATTCTCTATCGCATTAACCGCATTCTTGACAGGTATTACTGAACCAATTGAGTTCACATTCCTATTCTTGTCTGCACCACTTTACTACTTGATCCACGTGCCACTAGCGGGTATCTCGTTCATGCTTATGGACTTGTTAAACGTGAAAGTTGGTATGACATTTAGTGGTGGTTTCATTGACTTCAGCTTATTTGGTATGTTGCCAGGCTTAACGGGTACGGCAAACAATTGGTACTACATTCCAATCGTTGGTGCTTTTTATGCTCCAATCTACTTCTTCCTATTCCGTTGGTACATCGTGAAATTCGATGTTAAAACTCCAGGTCGTAAAGGTAGTGCGATTGCAGTGGTTTCTAAGAAAGATTTCCATGCAGCTAAAGCGGCAGAAAAATCAGGTAGCAGCGATACCCAAGTTGATGCCATGATTGAAGCTCTTGGTGGCGCAGACAACATCAACGATGTTGATGCTTGTATTACTCGTTTACGTATCAGCGTAAAAGATGGTAGTAAAGTATTAGGTAACGATCACTGGACACAAGAACTGGGCGCGAAAGGCTTAGTGAAAGTCGGTGATACGGCTATCCAAGCGATTTACGGCGCACAAGCTGCCAAATACAAAGCAGCGATTAACTCTAAGCTTGGTCGTTAA
- the tmk gene encoding dTMP kinase codes for MSNPKFVVVEGLEGAGKSTAISTILDVFSEQGLGDVAQTREPGGTVLAEKMRSLVKDDHDGEQLQDISELLLIYAARVQLVENVIKPALAQGRWVLGDRHDLSSQAYQGGGRKIPADIMANLKQITLGDFKPALTLYLDIDPELGLQRARGRGELDRIEKMDLSFFERARDRYLQAAQQDPTIITINANQDLESVTADIRHALNTWFQHSISAN; via the coding sequence ATGAGTAATCCAAAATTTGTGGTAGTCGAAGGCTTAGAAGGGGCGGGTAAAAGTACCGCGATTAGTACCATTCTGGATGTATTTTCCGAGCAAGGTCTTGGTGATGTCGCCCAAACCCGCGAACCGGGTGGAACCGTGCTAGCAGAGAAAATGCGTAGCTTAGTTAAAGATGATCACGATGGTGAGCAACTGCAAGATATTAGTGAGCTATTACTCATATATGCAGCAAGAGTACAATTGGTTGAGAACGTGATTAAGCCTGCTCTGGCTCAAGGGCGTTGGGTATTGGGTGATCGCCACGATTTATCTTCTCAGGCTTATCAAGGTGGTGGTCGTAAGATCCCAGCTGACATCATGGCAAATTTGAAACAGATCACCTTAGGGGATTTTAAACCCGCTCTAACCTTGTATCTTGATATCGATCCAGAGCTTGGCTTACAACGCGCCAGAGGCAGAGGTGAACTTGACCGTATCGAAAAAATGGATCTGAGTTTTTTTGAGCGTGCCCGTGATCGTTACCTACAAGCGGCGCAACAAGATCCAACGATTATCACTATCAATGCCAATCAAGATTTAGAATCGGTGACGGCAGATATTCGCCATGCCTTAAATACTTGGTTTCAACACTCTATATCCGCTAACTAG
- the mltG gene encoding endolytic transglycosylase MltG — protein sequence MIKKLLILLVLLAAAATAVVFYAKAQVQHYIEQPVAVSSPQLLTISHGMTLRIALRTMEQDNWLQSTPFTRLLPRLYPNLVHLKAGTYQVMPKQSLKSLLTTMVSGKEHQFSITFIEGSRFNEWLPLLKNAPGLIHKTQNMSEAEIAQYLGEDKTKLEGLLLAETYHYTEGMSDLEILKRAHHALNRELDLAWKNREKNLPLKTPYQALTLASIIEKETAIESERKRIASVFINRLNRHMRLQTDPTVIYGIGDKYDGNITRKDLRTPTAYNTYVINGLPPTPIAMPGVESIQAALNPEKSHYLYFVASGNGGHVFTSSLAEHNRAVRSYLRTLKANKNK from the coding sequence GTGATAAAGAAATTACTTATTTTACTTGTGCTATTAGCTGCAGCTGCAACCGCGGTGGTGTTCTATGCCAAAGCGCAAGTGCAACATTATATCGAACAGCCTGTTGCAGTGAGTTCGCCACAATTGTTAACCATCTCTCATGGCATGACGTTACGCATTGCATTGCGAACAATGGAGCAAGATAATTGGTTGCAATCAACGCCTTTTACTCGCTTATTGCCGCGTTTATATCCAAATTTGGTGCATCTGAAAGCGGGAACGTATCAAGTGATGCCAAAGCAATCATTAAAGTCACTATTAACCACAATGGTTTCAGGCAAAGAACATCAATTCTCCATCACCTTTATTGAAGGCAGCCGCTTTAATGAGTGGCTCCCGTTACTGAAAAATGCGCCAGGCTTAATCCATAAAACTCAAAACATGAGTGAAGCTGAAATTGCGCAATATCTTGGCGAAGATAAAACCAAATTAGAAGGTTTATTGTTAGCTGAAACGTACCATTACACCGAAGGCATGAGCGATCTCGAAATTTTAAAACGTGCTCATCATGCGTTGAACCGCGAACTTGATTTGGCATGGAAAAACCGTGAGAAAAACTTGCCGCTGAAAACCCCATATCAAGCACTCACGTTGGCTTCTATTATAGAAAAAGAAACCGCGATTGAATCGGAGCGTAAACGTATTGCATCGGTTTTCATTAATCGATTAAACCGCCACATGCGATTACAAACTGATCCTACCGTGATCTATGGCATTGGCGATAAATATGACGGCAATATTACGCGTAAAGATTTGCGCACCCCAACGGCTTACAATACCTATGTGATTAATGGCTTGCCACCAACGCCAATCGCAATGCCAGGAGTGGAATCTATCCAAGCGGCGTTAAATCCAGAGAAAAGCCATTATCTGTATTTTGTCGCCAGTGGTAATGGCGGTCATGTATTTACCTCATCATTGGCTGAACATAATCGAGCTGTACGCAGTTATCTTAGAACCTTAAAAGCGAATAAGAATAAATAA
- a CDS encoding DNA polymerase III subunit delta' C-terminal domain-containing protein, translating into MSEYPWLVSTWQHWQDLLQQGALPNAILCQAKSGTGIEDIVEKLAMAVVCKNSEQQACGFCHSCELSKGENHPDIHWIRPEKEGKNIIVDQIREANRLALESSQLGGKRIIIISPAEAMNESAANALLKTLETPPEQCHFVLLTTDKSRLLATITSRCQTWLVGALNKEALLSWLSTQPTLDNQIPPDWQHIKMYADSPLLAVEFIKQKKTQEFEQLQRLLLKVVQTKQVNITEAQTLFKLEPLDKIRWLTYILSDVQKSHFGILTEINNSDFIQLSQLLPYQLAYEQYHALVKLQQLLSTSSGLNTELLIVDWLLKFTLA; encoded by the coding sequence ATGTCAGAATATCCTTGGTTAGTCTCTACATGGCAGCATTGGCAAGACCTTTTACAACAAGGCGCTTTGCCTAATGCCATATTATGCCAAGCCAAATCAGGCACTGGGATCGAGGATATTGTCGAAAAATTAGCAATGGCGGTGGTGTGCAAAAACAGCGAGCAACAAGCGTGTGGATTTTGTCATAGTTGTGAGTTGAGTAAAGGTGAAAATCATCCGGATATCCATTGGATCCGACCTGAGAAAGAAGGCAAAAATATCATCGTTGATCAAATTCGAGAAGCGAATCGATTAGCGTTAGAGTCGTCACAGTTGGGCGGTAAACGCATTATTATTATTTCACCGGCTGAAGCGATGAACGAGTCAGCGGCGAATGCATTATTAAAAACATTAGAAACCCCACCCGAGCAGTGTCATTTTGTTTTATTGACCACCGATAAATCCCGCTTATTAGCGACCATTACTAGCCGTTGCCAAACATGGTTGGTAGGTGCGTTGAATAAAGAGGCACTGTTGAGTTGGTTAAGCACTCAACCGACGCTCGACAATCAAATTCCGCCGGATTGGCAGCATATTAAAATGTACGCCGATTCCCCATTACTCGCGGTTGAGTTTATTAAACAAAAGAAAACTCAAGAATTTGAACAATTACAACGATTACTACTCAAGGTTGTACAAACCAAGCAAGTTAATATTACCGAGGCACAAACCTTATTCAAATTAGAACCGTTGGATAAAATTCGTTGGTTAACCTACATTTTGAGTGATGTGCAAAAATCTCATTTTGGAATATTAACCGAGATTAATAACTCCGATTTCATTCAACTATCTCAGCTTTTACCTTACCAATTGGCTTATGAGCAATATCATGCATTAGTGAAACTGCAGCAATTGCTTAGCACTTCCAGCGGGCTCAATACTGAATTGCTGATTGTCGATTGGCTGCTAAAGTTCACACTAGCTTAA
- the pabC gene encoding aminodeoxychorismate lyase codes for MFYVNGKPQTEIAISDRSFQYGDGCFTTMLVVNGHIQHWALHQQRLEQALSVLQMPLPDWKQVQQWLAIALEPILQASLASSIIRSGLKLHISRGCGGRGYSAIGADTPLITIHTFDYPQHYQAWQTNGIKLGISDLSLGLNPMLAGIKHNNRLEQVLIKSKFAHTCYDDVVVCDINQQVIETSASNLFWIKNNHLYTADLSSCGVTGTMRQQVLPLAQSFNLNVNMANYVLADLLGADEVFISNALHGIVPVVKIDTGNSHLAKKDNPQYCYPIGNQTRQFQERLNS; via the coding sequence ATGTTTTATGTCAATGGTAAGCCACAAACCGAGATCGCGATAAGCGACCGTTCATTTCAATATGGCGATGGTTGCTTTACCACTATGCTGGTGGTCAATGGACATATTCAGCATTGGGCTTTACACCAACAGCGTTTAGAACAAGCGCTATCAGTGCTGCAAATGCCACTCCCTGATTGGAAACAAGTCCAGCAGTGGCTAGCTATTGCGCTTGAACCTATTTTACAAGCCTCATTGGCATCATCAATTATACGAAGTGGGCTGAAATTACATATTAGCCGTGGATGTGGCGGACGAGGTTACAGTGCGATTGGTGCCGATACTCCTTTGATCACTATTCATACTTTTGATTACCCGCAACACTACCAAGCATGGCAGACAAATGGTATCAAACTTGGCATCAGTGATTTGTCGCTCGGCCTCAACCCGATGCTGGCTGGGATTAAACATAATAATCGTTTAGAGCAAGTGCTGATCAAGTCCAAATTTGCTCACACTTGTTATGATGATGTGGTGGTGTGTGATATCAATCAACAGGTGATCGAAACTAGCGCTTCCAATTTATTTTGGATAAAAAACAATCATCTGTACACGGCGGATTTGAGTTCTTGTGGTGTGACAGGTACGATGCGTCAGCAAGTTTTACCATTGGCCCAATCGTTCAACTTAAACGTTAACATGGCTAATTATGTGTTGGCGGATTTGCTCGGCGCTGACGAAGTCTTTATCTCCAATGCGCTGCATGGCATTGTACCAGTGGTGAAGATTGACACAGGCAATAGCCATTTAGCTAAAAAAGATAACCCGCAATATTGTTATCCCATTGGAAACCAAACACGTCAATTTCAGGAGAGACTAAATTCGTGA
- a CDS encoding TatD family hydrolase, which produces MYIDSHCHLDKLNYTDLHLDVADVIAKAKQVGVEQMLSVGVTLEAFPNMLNMIEAFDNVYASCGVHPLDCESEFDYAQFKAFAANPKVVAIGETGFDFFYQPETAVRQTELFEQHVELAVEVNKPLIIHTRNARAETLDLLRNGHAEKCGGVIHCFTEDLAFAEAAMELGFYISLSGIITFNQAKELQQVVKRLPLERLLIETDSPFLAPVPHRGKENQPAYVVDVAKKLAKLQQCDLETVQQTTTLNFQELFINRH; this is translated from the coding sequence ATGTATATCGATTCACACTGCCATTTAGACAAACTTAATTATACTGATTTGCACCTTGATGTAGCCGATGTCATTGCCAAAGCAAAACAGGTTGGGGTAGAACAAATGCTGAGTGTTGGCGTGACCTTAGAAGCCTTTCCAAATATGCTTAACATGATCGAAGCGTTCGATAACGTGTATGCCTCTTGTGGTGTGCACCCACTCGATTGTGAAAGTGAATTTGATTACGCGCAATTTAAAGCATTTGCTGCCAATCCCAAGGTGGTAGCAATAGGTGAAACGGGGTTTGATTTTTTCTATCAACCTGAAACCGCTGTGCGCCAAACTGAATTATTTGAGCAGCATGTTGAATTAGCAGTAGAAGTCAATAAACCTCTGATCATCCATACACGTAATGCTCGGGCTGAAACGTTAGATCTGCTCAGAAATGGTCATGCTGAAAAATGTGGTGGGGTGATCCATTGTTTCACTGAAGACTTAGCCTTTGCAGAAGCTGCAATGGAACTCGGTTTTTATATTTCCTTGTCAGGCATTATCACCTTTAATCAAGCCAAAGAATTACAACAAGTGGTGAAACGTTTGCCTTTGGAGCGATTATTGATTGAAACTGACTCACCTTTCCTCGCACCGGTTCCGCATCGAGGCAAAGAAAACCAACCGGCTTATGTGGTCGATGTGGCTAAAAAGCTAGCAAAATTACAACAGTGTGATTTAGAAACTGTACAGCAAACAACCACGTTAAACTTTCAAGAATTATTTATTAATCGTCATTAA